A single Nomascus leucogenys isolate Asia chromosome 14, Asia_NLE_v1, whole genome shotgun sequence DNA region contains:
- the HK2 gene encoding hexokinase-2, with product MIASHLLAYFFTELNHDQVQKVDQYLYHMRLSDETLLEISKRFRKEMEKGLGATTHPTAAVKMLPTFVRSTPDGTEHGEFLALDLGGTNFRVLWVKVTDNGLQKVEMENQIYAIPEDIMRGSGTQLFDHIAECLANFMDKLQIKDKKLPLGFTFSFPCHQTKLDESFLVSWTKGFKSSGVEGRDVVTLIRKAIQRRGDFDIDIVAVVNDTVGTMMTCGYDDHNCEIGLIVGTGSNACYMEEMRHIDMVEGDEGRMCINMEWGAFGDDGSLNDIRTEFDQEIDMGSLNPGKQLFEKMISGMYMGELVRLILVKMAKEELLFGGKLSPELLNTGRFETKDISDIEGEKDGIRKAREVLMRLGLDPTQEDCVATHRICQIVSTRSASLCAATLAAVLQRIKENKGEERLRSTVGVDGSVYKKHPHFAKRLHKTVRRLVPDCDVRFLRSEDGSGKGAAMVTAVAYRLADQHRARQKTLEPLQLSHDQLLEVKRRMKIEMERGLCKETHASAPVKMLPTYVCATPDGTEKGDFLALDLGGTNFRVLLVRVRNGKWGGVEMHNKIYAIPQEVMHGTGDELFDHIVQCIADFLEYMGMKGVSLPLGFTFSFPCQQNSLNESILLKWTKGFKASGCEGEDVVTLLKEAIHRREEFDLDVVAVVNDTVGTMMTCGFEDPHCEVGLIVGTGSNACYMEEMRNVELVEGEEGRMCVNMEWGAFGDNGCLDDFRTEFDVAVDELSLNPGKQRFEKMISGMYLGEIVRNILIDFTKRGLLFRGRISERLKTRGIFETKFLSQIESDCLALLQVRAILQHLGLESTCDDSITVKEVCTVVARRAAQLCGAGMAAVVDKIRENRGLDALKVTVGVDGTLYKLHPHFAKVMHETVKDLAPKCDVSFLQSEDGSGKGAALITAVACRIREAGQR from the exons GTTGACCAGTATCTCTACCACATGCGCCTCTCTGATGAGACCCTCTTGGAGATCTCTAAGCGGTTCCGCAAGGAGATGGAGAAAGGGCTTGGAGCCACCACTCACCCCACTGCAGCAGTGAAGATGCTGCCCACCTTTgtgaggtccactccagatgggACAG AACACGGAGAGTTCCTGGCTCTGGACCTTGGAGGGACCAACTTCCGTGTGCTTTGGGTGAAAGTAACGGACAATGGGCTCCAGAAGGTGGAGATGGAGAATCAGATCTATGCCATCCCTGAGGACATCATGCGAGGCAGTGGCACCCAG CTGTTTGACCACATTGCCGAATGCCTGGCTAACTTCATGGATAAGCTACAAATCAAAGACAAGAAGCTCCCATTGGGTTTTACCTTCTCATTCCCCTGCCACCAGACTAAACTAGATGAG AGTTTCCTGGTCTCATGGACCAAGGGATTCAAGTCCAGTGGAGTGGAAGGCAGAGATGTTGTGACTCTGATCCGGAAGGCCATCCAGAGGAGAGGG GACTTTGATATCGACATTGTGGCTGTGGTGAATGACACAGTTGGGACCATGATGACCTGTGGTTATGATGACCACAACTGTGAGATTGGTCTCATTGTGG GCACGGGCAGCAACGCCTGCTACATGGAAGAGATGCGCCACATCGACATGGTGGAAGGCGATGAGGGGCGGATGTGTATCAATATGGAGTGGGGGGCCTTCGGGGACGATGGCTCGCTCAATGACATTCGCACTGAGTTTGACCAGGAGATTGACATGGGCTCACTGAACCCGGGGAAGCAACT GTTTGAGAAGATGATCAGTGGGATGTACATGGGGGAGCTGGTGAGGCTTATCCTGGTGAAGATGGCCAAGGAGGAGCTGCTCTTTGGGGGGAAGCTCAGCCCAGAGCTTCTCAACACCGGTCGCTTTGAGACCAAAGACATCTCAGACATTGAAGG GGAGAAGGATGGCATCCGGAAGGCCCGTGAGGTCCTGATGCGGTTGGGCCTGGACCCGACTCAGGAGGACTGCGTGGCCACTCACCGGATCTGCCAGATCGTGTCCACACGCTCTGCCAGCCTGTGCGCAGCCACCCTGGCCGCCGTGCTGCAGCGCATCAAGGAGAACAAAGGCGAGGAGCGGCTGCGCTCTACTGTTGGGGTCGACGGCTCCGTCTACAAGAAACACCCCCA TTTTGCCAAGCGTCTACATAAGACTGTGCGGCGGCTGGTGCCTGACTGCGATGTCCGCTTCCTCCGCTCCGAAGATGGCAGTGGCAAAGGTGCAGCCATGGTGACAGCAGTGGCTTACCGGCTGGCCGATCAACACCGTGCCCGCCAGAAGACACTAGAGCCTCTGCAGCTGAGCCATGACCAGCTGTTGGAGGTCAAGAGGAGGATGAAGATAGAAATGGAGCGAGGTCTGTGCAAGGAGACTCATGCCAGTGCCCCCGTCAAGATGCTGCCCACCTATGTGTGTGCCACCCCCGATGGCACAG AGAAAGGGGACTTCTTGGCCTTGGACCTTGGAGGAACAAATTTCCGGGTCCTGCTGGTCCGTGTTCGGAATGGgaagtggggtggagtggagatgCACAACAAGATCTACGCCATCCCGCAGGAGGTCATGCACGGTACCGGGGATGAG CTCTTTGACCACATTGTCCAGTGCATCGCGGACTTCCTCGAGTACATGGGCATGAAGGGCGTGTCCCTGCCTCTGGGTTTTACCTTCTCCTTCCCTTGCCAGCAGAACAGCCTGAACGAG AGCATCCTCCTCAAGTGGACAAAAGGCTTCAAGGCATCTGGCTGCGAGGGCGAGGATGTGGTGACCCTGCTGAAGGAAGCGATCCACCGGCGAGAG GAGTTTGACCTGGATGTGGTTGCTGTGGTGAACGACACAGTTGGAACTATGATGACCTGTGGCTTTGAAGACCCTCACTGTGAAGTTGGCCTCATCGTTG GCACGGGCAGCAATGCCTGCTACATGGAGGAGATGCGCAATGTGGAACtggtggaaggagaagagggGCGGATGTGTGTGAACATGGAATGGGGGGCCTTCGGGGACAATGGATGCCTAGATGACTTCCGCACAGAATTTGATGTGGCTGTGGATGAGCTTTCACTCAACCCTGGCAAGCAGAG GTTCGAGAAAATGATCAGTGGAATGTACCTGGGTGAGATTGTCCGTAACATTCTCATCGATTTCACCAAGCGTGGGCTGCTCTTCCGAGGCCGCATCTCAGAGCGGCTCAAGACAAGGGGCATCTTTGAAACCAAGTTCTTATCTCAGATTGAGAG tgACTGCCTGGCCCTGCTGCAAGTCCGAGCCATCCTGCAACACTTAGGGCTTGAGAGCACCTGTGATGACAGCATCACTGTTAAGGAGGTGTGCACCGTGGTGGCCCGGCGGGCAGCCCAGCTCTGTGGCGCAGGCATGGCCGCTGTGGTGGACAAGATACGAGAAAACCGTGGGCTGGATGCTCTCAAAGTGACAGTGGGTGTGGATGGGACCCTCTACAAGCTACATCCTCA CTTTGCCAAAGTCATGCATGAGACAGTGAAGGACCTGGCTCCGAAATGTGATGTGTCTTTCCTGCAGTCAGAGGATGGCAGCGGGAAGGGGGCGGCGCTCATCACTGCTGTGGCCTGCCGCATCCGTGAGGCTGGACAGCGATAG